The Fructilactobacillus myrtifloralis genome segment ATTAATGAAAGTGCTACTCACAATGCCTACTCTGCTCCCGCAACAGGGCGGCGGATTGCCGTGATTGACTTTGGATTGAAGTATTCGATTCTGAGGGAACTGTCCAAGCGGAATTGTGACGTAGTGGTGTTACCACCAACGGCAACGGTTCAGGACGTTGAAGCAGTTTATCCCGATGGGGTCTTGTTAACCAACGGACCTGGTGACCCGACGGCGGTTCCAGAGCGGACTTTGAACATGATTAGAACCGTAGAGCAAAAGTATCCCTTGCTTGGAATCTGCATGGGACACCAACTCTTCGCACTGGCGAACGGAGCGACCACGACCAAAATGAAATTTGGGCACCGGGGCTTCAATCATCCAGTTCGAAACTTAGTGACCGGGCGGATTGATTTCACCTCGCAAAACCACGGCTACATGGTCGAACGGGACTCGTTAGCCGCGACCGATCTAGATGTCCTCCTAGAAGAGATTAACGATCACTGTGTGGAAGGCTTACAACACCAACAATTTCCGGCATTTTCGGCGCAGTTCCATCCGGATGCTGCCCCAGGTCCTCACGATGCCGACTACTTATTTGATGAATTCATGGATCTAATTGATCAAAATCCCGTGCAGAAATAGAGAAAGGTGACGAACATGCCCCAAAGAACGGACGTTAAAAAAATCATGGTAATTGGCTCTGGTCCAATCATTATTGGCCAAGCCGCTGAATTTGATTACTCTGGAACCCAGGCATGCCTGGCTCTAAAAGAATTGGGCTATGAAGTAGTTTTGGTAAACTCCAATCCGGCAACGATTATGACGGATCGGGAAGTGGCCGATGAAGTGTACATTGAACCATTAACTCTCGAGTTCGTGACGCGGGTGTTACGCAAGGAGCGTCCGGATGCCATTCTCCCGACCTTGGGGGGACAGCAGGGGTTGAACATGGCCAAGGAACTTTCCGACGCTGGAGTTTTAGATGAACTACAGATTCAACTGCTTGGAACGGATCTAGCGGCCATCAACGAAGCCGAAGACCGGGAACAATTCCGGGATTTAATGCGCGAACTTGGAGAACCAGTGCCAGAATCGACGATTGCGACCACCACGGAGCAGGCTCTCGCCTTTGCGGAACAACACGGTTATCCCGTGATTGTTCGCCCGGCCTTTACGATGGGCGGCACTGGTGGGGGAATTGCCCACGACGAAGCACAGTTGG includes the following:
- a CDS encoding carbamoyl phosphate synthase small subunit: MAARYLVLEDGTIYTGTAFGSERESIGELVFSTGMSGYQQSITDQSYNNEILMFTNPLIGNYGVNRDNLESQVPTCQGVVVREVARRTTNWRMTMSLADYLAQHDIPGISEIDTRAVTRHIRQFGAMKAALVNDVQETTLARVRAWSRDPQAINESATHNAYSAPATGRRIAVIDFGLKYSILRELSKRNCDVVVLPPTATVQDVEAVYPDGVLLTNGPGDPTAVPERTLNMIRTVEQKYPLLGICMGHQLFALANGATTTKMKFGHRGFNHPVRNLVTGRIDFTSQNHGYMVERDSLAATDLDVLLEEINDHCVEGLQHQQFPAFSAQFHPDAAPGPHDADYLFDEFMDLIDQNPVQK